A DNA window from Pongo abelii isolate AG06213 chromosome 2, NHGRI_mPonAbe1-v2.0_pri, whole genome shotgun sequence contains the following coding sequences:
- the GNAT1 gene encoding guanine nucleotide-binding protein G(t) subunit alpha-1 encodes MGAGASAEEKHSRELEKKLKEDAEKDARTVKLLLLGAGESGKSTIVKQMKIIHQDGYSLEECLEFIAIIYGNTLQSILAIVRAMTTLNIQYGDSARQDDARKLMHMADTIEEGTMPKEMSDIIQRLWKDSGIQACFERASEYQLNDSAGYYLSDLERLVTPGYVPTEQDVLRSRVKTTGIIETQFSFKDLNFRMFDVGGQRSERKKWIHCFEGVTCIIFIAALSAYDMVLVEDDEVNRMHESLHLFNSICNHRYFATTSIVLFLNKKDVFFEKIKKAHLSICFPDYDGPNTYEDAGNYIKVQFLDLNMRRDVKEIYSHMTCATDTQNVKFVFDAVTDIIIKENLKDCGLF; translated from the exons ATGGGGGCTGGGGCCAGTGCTGAGGAGAAGCACTCCAGGGAGCTGGAAAAGAAGCTGAAAGAGGACGCTGAGAAGGATGCTCGAACCGTGAAGCTGCTGCTTCTGG GTGCGGGTGAGTCCGGGAAGAGCACCATCGTCAAGCAGATGAA GATTATCCACCAGGACGGGTACTCGCTGGAAGAGTGCCTCGAGTTCATCGCCATCATCTACGGCAACACGTTGCAGTCCATCCTGGCCATCGTACGCGCCATGACCACACTCAACATCCAGTACGGAGACTCTGCACGCCAG GACGACGCCCGGAAGCTGATGCACATGGCAGACACTATCGAGGAGGGCACGATGCCCAAGGAGATGTCGGACATCATCCAGCGGCTGTGGAAGGACTCCGGTATCCAGGCCTGTTTTGAGCGCGCCTCGGAGTACCAGCTCAACGACTCGGCGGGCTA CTACCTCTCCGACCTGGAGCGCCTGGTAACCCCGGGCTACGTGCCCACCGAGCAGGACGTGTTGCGCTCGCGAGTCAAGACCACTGGCATCATCGAGACGCAGTTCTCCTTCAAAGACCTCAACTTCCG GATGTTCGATGTGGGCGGTCAGCGCTCGGAGCGCAAGAAGTGGATCCACTGCTTCGAGGGCGTGACCTGCATCATCTTCATCGCGGCGCTGAGCGCCTACGACATGGTGCTGGTGGAGGACGACGAAGTG AACCGCATGCACGAGAGCCTGCACCTGTTCAACAGCATCTGCAACCACCGCTACTTCGCCACGACGTCCATCGTGCTCTTCCTCAACAAGAAGGACGTCTTCTTCGAGAAGATCAAGAAGGCGCACCTCAGCATCTGTTTCCCGGACTACGATG GACCCAACACCTACGAGGACGCCGGCAACTACATCAAGGTGCAGTTCCTCGACCTCAACATGCGGCGCGACGTGAAGGAGATCTATTCCCACATGACGTGCGCCACCGACACGCAGAACGTCAAATTTGTCTTCGACGCTGTCACCGACATCATCATCAAGGAGAACCTCAAAGACTGTGGCCTCTTCTGA
- the SEMA3F gene encoding semaphorin-3F isoform X1, with translation MLVAGLLLWASLLTGAWPAFPTQDHLPATPRVRLSFKELKATGTAHFFNFLLNTTDYRILLKDEDHDRMYVGSKDYVLSLDLHDINREPLIIHWAASPQRIEECVLSGKDGNGECGNFVRLIQPWNRTHLYVCGTGAYNPMCTYVNRGRRAQATPWTQTQAVRGRGSRATDGALRPTPTAPRQDYIFYLEPERLESGKGKCPYDPKLDTASALINEELYAGVYIDFMGTDAAIFRTLGKQTAMRTDQYNSRWLNDPSFIHAELIPDSAERNDDKLYFFFRERSAEAPQSPAVYARIGRICLNDDGGHCCLVNKWSTFLKARLVCSVPGEDGIETHFDELQDVFVQQTQDVRNPVIYAVFTSSGSVFRGSAVCVYSMADIRMVFNGPFAHKEGPNYQWMPFSGKMPYPRPGTCPGGTFTPSMKSTKDYPDEVINFMRSHPLMYQAVYPLQRRPLVVRTGAPYRLTTVAVDQVDAADGRYEVLFLGTDRGTVQKVIVLPKDDQEMEELMLEEVEVFKDPAPVKTMTISSKRQQLYVASAVGVTHLSLHRCQAYGAACADCCLARDPYCAWDGQACSRYTASSKRRSRRQDVRHGNPIRQCRGFNSNANKNAVESVQYGVAGSAAFLECQPRSPQAAVKWLFQRDPGDRRREIRAEDRFLRTEQGLLLRALQLSDRGVYSCTATENNFKHVVTRVQLHVLGRDAVHAALFPPLSVSAQPPPGAGPSTPPYQELAQLLAQPEVGLIHQYCQGYWRHVPPSPREAPGAPRSPEPQDQKKPRNRRHHPPDT, from the exons AGTTGAAGGCCACAGGCACCGCCCACTTCTTCAACTTCCTGCTCAACACAACCGACTACCGAATCTTGCTCAAGGACGAGGACCACGACCGCATGTATGTGGGCAGCAAGGACTACGTGCTGTCCCTGGACCTGCACGACATCAACCGCGAGCCCCTCATT ATACACTGGGCAGCCTCCCCACAGCGCATCGAGGAATGCGTGCTCTCAGGCAAGGATGGCAAC GGCGAGTGTGGGAACTTCGTCAGGCTCATCCAGCCCTGGAACCGAACACACCTGTATGTGTGCGGGACAGGTGCCTACAACCCCATGTGCACCTATGTGAACCGCGGACGCCGTGCCCAG GCCACACCATGGACCCAGACGCAGGCGGTCAGAGGCCGCGGCAGCCGAGCCACGGATGGTGCCCTCCGCCCGACGCCCACAGCCCCACGCCAG GATTACATCTTCTACCTGGAGCCTGAGCGACTCGAGTCAGGGAAGGGCAAGTGTCCGTACGATCCCAAGCTGGACACAGCATCGGCCCTCATCA ATGAGGAGCTCTATGCTGGTGTGTACATCGATTTTATGGGCACTGATGCAGCCATCTTCCGCACACTTGGAAAGCAGACAGCCATGCGCACGGATCAGTACAACTCCCGGTGGCTGAACG ACCCGTCGTTCATCCATGCTGAGCTCATTCCTGACAGCGCGGAGCGCAATGATGATAAGCTTTACTTCTTCTTCCGTGAGCGGTCGGCAGAGGCGCCGCAGAGCCCCGCTGTGTACGCCCGCATCGGGCGCATTTGTCTG AACGATGACGGTGGTCACTGTTGCCTGGTCAACAAGTGGAGCACATTCCTGAAAGCGCGGCTCGTCTGCTCTGTCCCGGGCGAGGATGGCATTGAGACTCACTTTGATGAGCTCC agGACGTGTTTGTCCAGCAGACCCAGGACGTGAGGAACCCTGTCATTTACGCTGTCTTTACCTCTTCTGG CTCCGTGTTCCGAGGCTCTGCCGTGTGTGTCTACTCCATGGCTGATATTCGCATGGTCTTCAATGGGCCCTTTGCCCACAAAGAGGGGCCCAACTACCAGTGGATGCCCTTCTCAGGGAAGATGCCCTACCCACGGCCAGGCACG TGCCCTGGTGGAACCTTCACGCCATCTATGAAGTCCACCAAGGATTATCCTGATGAGGTGATCAACTTCATGCGCAGCCACCCGCTCATGTACCAGGCCGTGTACCCTCTGCAGCGGCGGCCCCTGGTAGTCCGCACAGGTGCTCCCTACCGCCTCACCACTGTTGCCGTAGACCAGGTGGATGCAGCCGACGGGCGCTATGAGGTGCTTTTCCTGGGCACAG ACCGCGGGACAGTGCAGAAGGTCATTGTGCTGCCCAAGGATGACCAGGAGATGGAAGAGCTCAtgctggaggaggtggaggtctTCAAG GATCCAGCACCTGTCAAGACCATGACCATCTCTTCTAAGAGG CAACAACTCTACGTGGCGTCAGCCGTGGGTGTCACACACCTGAGCCTGCACCGCTGCCAGGCGTATGGGGCTGCCTGTGCTGACTGCTGCCTTGCCCGGGACCCTTACTGTGCCTGGGATGGCCAGGCCTGCTCCCGCTATACAGCATCCTCCAAGAG GCGGAGCCGCCGGCAGGACGTCCGGCACGGAAACCCCATCAGGCAGTGCCGTGGGTTCAACTCCAATG CCAACAAGAATGCCGTGGAGTCTGTGCAGTATGGTGTGGCCGGCAGCGCAGCCTTCCTTGAGTGTCAGCCCCGCTCACCCCAAGCCGCTGTTAAGTGGCTGTTTCAGCGAGATCCTGGTGACCGGCGCCGAGAG ATTCGTGCAGAGGACCGCTTCCTGCGCACAGAGCAGGGCTTGTTGCTCCGTGCCCTGCAGCTCAGCGATCGTGGCGTCTACTCCTGCACAGCCACTGAGAACAACTTTAAGCACGTCGTCACACGAGTGCAGCTGCATGTACTGGGCCGGGACGCCGTCCATGCTGCCCTCTTCCCACCACTGTCCGTGAGCGCCCAGCCACCCCCGGGCGCAGGCCCCTCAACGCCTCCTTACCAGGAGTTAGCCCAGCTGCTGGCCCAGCCAGAAGTGGGCCTCATCCACCAGTACTGCCAGGGTTACTGGCGCCATGTGCCCCCCAGCCCCAGGGAGGCTCCAGGGGCACCCCGGTCTCCTGAGCCCCAGGACCAGAAAAAGCCCCGGAACCGCCGGCACCACCCTCCGGACACATGA
- the SEMA3F gene encoding semaphorin-3F isoform X2, giving the protein MLVAGLLLWASLLTGAWPAFPTQDHLPATPRVRLSFKELKATGTAHFFNFLLNTTDYRILLKDEDHDRMYVGSKDYVLSLDLHDINREPLIIHWAASPQRIEECVLSGKDGNGECGNFVRLIQPWNRTHLYVCGTGAYNPMCTYVNRGRRAQDYIFYLEPERLESGKGKCPYDPKLDTASALINEELYAGVYIDFMGTDAAIFRTLGKQTAMRTDQYNSRWLNDPSFIHAELIPDSAERNDDKLYFFFRERSAEAPQSPAVYARIGRICLNDDGGHCCLVNKWSTFLKARLVCSVPGEDGIETHFDELQDVFVQQTQDVRNPVIYAVFTSSGSVFRGSAVCVYSMADIRMVFNGPFAHKEGPNYQWMPFSGKMPYPRPGTCPGGTFTPSMKSTKDYPDEVINFMRSHPLMYQAVYPLQRRPLVVRTGAPYRLTTVAVDQVDAADGRYEVLFLGTDRGTVQKVIVLPKDDQEMEELMLEEVEVFKDPAPVKTMTISSKRQQLYVASAVGVTHLSLHRCQAYGAACADCCLARDPYCAWDGQACSRYTASSKRRSRRQDVRHGNPIRQCRGFNSNANKNAVESVQYGVAGSAAFLECQPRSPQAAVKWLFQRDPGDRRREIRAEDRFLRTEQGLLLRALQLSDRGVYSCTATENNFKHVVTRVQLHVLGRDAVHAALFPPLSVSAQPPPGAGPSTPPYQELAQLLAQPEVGLIHQYCQGYWRHVPPSPREAPGAPRSPEPQDQKKPRNRRHHPPDT; this is encoded by the exons AGTTGAAGGCCACAGGCACCGCCCACTTCTTCAACTTCCTGCTCAACACAACCGACTACCGAATCTTGCTCAAGGACGAGGACCACGACCGCATGTATGTGGGCAGCAAGGACTACGTGCTGTCCCTGGACCTGCACGACATCAACCGCGAGCCCCTCATT ATACACTGGGCAGCCTCCCCACAGCGCATCGAGGAATGCGTGCTCTCAGGCAAGGATGGCAAC GGCGAGTGTGGGAACTTCGTCAGGCTCATCCAGCCCTGGAACCGAACACACCTGTATGTGTGCGGGACAGGTGCCTACAACCCCATGTGCACCTATGTGAACCGCGGACGCCGTGCCCAG GATTACATCTTCTACCTGGAGCCTGAGCGACTCGAGTCAGGGAAGGGCAAGTGTCCGTACGATCCCAAGCTGGACACAGCATCGGCCCTCATCA ATGAGGAGCTCTATGCTGGTGTGTACATCGATTTTATGGGCACTGATGCAGCCATCTTCCGCACACTTGGAAAGCAGACAGCCATGCGCACGGATCAGTACAACTCCCGGTGGCTGAACG ACCCGTCGTTCATCCATGCTGAGCTCATTCCTGACAGCGCGGAGCGCAATGATGATAAGCTTTACTTCTTCTTCCGTGAGCGGTCGGCAGAGGCGCCGCAGAGCCCCGCTGTGTACGCCCGCATCGGGCGCATTTGTCTG AACGATGACGGTGGTCACTGTTGCCTGGTCAACAAGTGGAGCACATTCCTGAAAGCGCGGCTCGTCTGCTCTGTCCCGGGCGAGGATGGCATTGAGACTCACTTTGATGAGCTCC agGACGTGTTTGTCCAGCAGACCCAGGACGTGAGGAACCCTGTCATTTACGCTGTCTTTACCTCTTCTGG CTCCGTGTTCCGAGGCTCTGCCGTGTGTGTCTACTCCATGGCTGATATTCGCATGGTCTTCAATGGGCCCTTTGCCCACAAAGAGGGGCCCAACTACCAGTGGATGCCCTTCTCAGGGAAGATGCCCTACCCACGGCCAGGCACG TGCCCTGGTGGAACCTTCACGCCATCTATGAAGTCCACCAAGGATTATCCTGATGAGGTGATCAACTTCATGCGCAGCCACCCGCTCATGTACCAGGCCGTGTACCCTCTGCAGCGGCGGCCCCTGGTAGTCCGCACAGGTGCTCCCTACCGCCTCACCACTGTTGCCGTAGACCAGGTGGATGCAGCCGACGGGCGCTATGAGGTGCTTTTCCTGGGCACAG ACCGCGGGACAGTGCAGAAGGTCATTGTGCTGCCCAAGGATGACCAGGAGATGGAAGAGCTCAtgctggaggaggtggaggtctTCAAG GATCCAGCACCTGTCAAGACCATGACCATCTCTTCTAAGAGG CAACAACTCTACGTGGCGTCAGCCGTGGGTGTCACACACCTGAGCCTGCACCGCTGCCAGGCGTATGGGGCTGCCTGTGCTGACTGCTGCCTTGCCCGGGACCCTTACTGTGCCTGGGATGGCCAGGCCTGCTCCCGCTATACAGCATCCTCCAAGAG GCGGAGCCGCCGGCAGGACGTCCGGCACGGAAACCCCATCAGGCAGTGCCGTGGGTTCAACTCCAATG CCAACAAGAATGCCGTGGAGTCTGTGCAGTATGGTGTGGCCGGCAGCGCAGCCTTCCTTGAGTGTCAGCCCCGCTCACCCCAAGCCGCTGTTAAGTGGCTGTTTCAGCGAGATCCTGGTGACCGGCGCCGAGAG ATTCGTGCAGAGGACCGCTTCCTGCGCACAGAGCAGGGCTTGTTGCTCCGTGCCCTGCAGCTCAGCGATCGTGGCGTCTACTCCTGCACAGCCACTGAGAACAACTTTAAGCACGTCGTCACACGAGTGCAGCTGCATGTACTGGGCCGGGACGCCGTCCATGCTGCCCTCTTCCCACCACTGTCCGTGAGCGCCCAGCCACCCCCGGGCGCAGGCCCCTCAACGCCTCCTTACCAGGAGTTAGCCCAGCTGCTGGCCCAGCCAGAAGTGGGCCTCATCCACCAGTACTGCCAGGGTTACTGGCGCCATGTGCCCCCCAGCCCCAGGGAGGCTCCAGGGGCACCCCGGTCTCCTGAGCCCCAGGACCAGAAAAAGCCCCGGAACCGCCGGCACCACCCTCCGGACACATGA